One genomic segment of Photobacterium sp. DA100 includes these proteins:
- the moaD gene encoding molybdopterin synthase sulfur carrier subunit has product MISVLFFAQVKELVGVDRLEVAAEFSTAESLRQHLAEKGDKWQLALEQGKLLVAINQTISSLESEIKDGDEVAFFPPVTGG; this is encoded by the coding sequence ATGATTAGCGTATTATTTTTCGCACAAGTAAAAGAACTTGTCGGGGTCGATCGTCTAGAAGTGGCGGCTGAATTCTCCACGGCTGAATCTTTGCGTCAGCATCTGGCAGAGAAAGGTGACAAGTGGCAGTTGGCGCTGGAGCAGGGCAAGCTGCTGGTGGCGATTAATCAAACGATCAGCTCGCTCGAGAGTGAAATTAAAGACGGTGACGAAGTGGCTTTCTTCCCACCTGTAACTGGGGGCTAA
- the yvcK gene encoding uridine diphosphate-N-acetylglucosamine-binding protein YvcK has protein sequence MMTDTTVKNITEAKIVAIGGGHGLGRMLSALSEFGENVTGIVTTTDNGGSTGRIRACQGGIAWGDTRNCINQLITEPSVGSMIFEYRFRGNGELNGHNLGNLMLKALDNLSVRPLEAINLIRDMLKVKTHIVPMTEHPADLSAMTPGGEIICGETSVDELADIPLRLYIEPAVPATKEAVIAIQQADIILLGPGSFLTSVMPPLLLKEIEQALKKCKARIVFVTNLDKEHGPAGMMTLPQMLSWCERSMGGRQIDTVLADVKSEALDERYNQHITSLASNNHQWRHDREKLKQAIHRIIMAG, from the coding sequence ATGATGACAGACACTACAGTGAAAAATATTACAGAAGCCAAAATTGTTGCTATTGGTGGAGGCCATGGTCTCGGCCGTATGCTCTCGGCCCTATCTGAATTTGGCGAGAATGTGACCGGTATTGTAACCACTACCGACAATGGTGGCTCAACTGGCCGGATCCGCGCCTGCCAAGGGGGGATTGCCTGGGGCGATACCCGCAACTGTATCAACCAACTCATTACTGAGCCTTCCGTTGGCTCGATGATTTTCGAGTATCGATTCCGGGGCAATGGCGAGTTGAATGGCCACAACTTGGGGAATCTGATGCTAAAAGCCCTGGACAACCTGTCGGTCAGGCCCTTGGAAGCCATCAACTTAATCCGCGATATGCTAAAGGTTAAAACGCATATTGTACCGATGACCGAGCACCCTGCCGATTTATCAGCAATGACACCGGGTGGCGAGATCATTTGCGGTGAAACCAGCGTGGATGAACTGGCGGATATACCACTGCGGCTGTATATCGAGCCGGCGGTGCCGGCAACCAAAGAAGCCGTCATCGCTATCCAGCAAGCCGACATTATCTTGCTCGGCCCGGGCAGTTTCCTGACCAGCGTCATGCCACCACTGTTGTTGAAAGAAATTGAGCAAGCGTTGAAGAAATGCAAAGCCAGAATTGTCTTTGTCACGAACCTGGATAAAGAACACGGCCCGGCAGGTATGATGACGCTACCGCAGATGCTCAGTTGGTGTGAACGCTCGATGGGCGGCCGCCAAATTGACACTGTGCTTGCTGACGTGAAATCTGAGGCGCTGGATGAAAGATACAACCAGCATATTACCTCTTTAGCATCTAACAACCATCAATGGCGGCACGACAGGGAAAAGTTAAAACAGGCTATTCACCGGATTATCATGGCTGGCTAG
- the rsxB gene encoding electron transport complex subunit RsxB: MSGLIIAVIAIAALAAIFGLVLGYASIRFKVEADPIVEQIDAILPQTQCGQCGYPGCRPYAEAIANGDDINKCPPGGQQTIEKLADLMGVEVQESAHDAEKAIKKVAFIHEDMCIGCTKCIQACPVDAIVGGTKALHTVIKDECTGCDLCVAPCPTDCIEMIPVETTPESWKWDLNQIPVVNLPVDNNESTVK; the protein is encoded by the coding sequence ATGAGTGGATTAATCATTGCTGTGATAGCCATTGCAGCCCTGGCAGCAATTTTTGGCCTGGTATTGGGGTACGCCTCTATCCGGTTCAAGGTTGAAGCTGATCCGATCGTCGAACAAATTGACGCTATCTTGCCGCAAACCCAGTGTGGCCAGTGTGGCTATCCAGGCTGCCGTCCCTATGCCGAGGCTATCGCCAATGGCGACGACATCAACAAATGTCCACCTGGCGGCCAGCAGACCATTGAGAAACTGGCAGATTTAATGGGTGTCGAAGTGCAGGAGTCAGCCCATGATGCCGAGAAAGCCATTAAGAAAGTCGCCTTTATCCATGAAGATATGTGTATCGGCTGTACCAAGTGTATTCAGGCTTGCCCTGTTGATGCGATTGTGGGCGGGACCAAGGCCCTCCATACCGTCATCAAGGATGAATGTACCGGCTGTGACCTTTGTGTAGCACCTTGCCCGACCGACTGTATTGAAATGATCCCGGTAGAAACAACGCCTGAGAGCTGGAAATGGGACTTGAACCAGATCCCGGTTGTAAACCTTCCAGTAGATAACAATGAAAGCACGGTGAAGTAA
- the ushA gene encoding bifunctional UDP-sugar hydrolase/5'-nucleotidase UshA, whose translation MRKKNLIKSAVSASLLLALAGCSSDSDETLKFTVLHTNDNHGRFWHNSDGEYGMAARQTLINRLREQVAADGGEVLLLSGGDINTGVPESDLLDAEPDFVGMSHIRYDAMAVGNHEFDNPREVLEKQRAWASFPMLSANIYKKDTGERLFKPYEVFDVNGVKIAVIGLTTEDTGRIGNPEYVSDLEFRNTAEEATKVIAEIEANENVDVILATTHMGHYEDGNNGSNAPGDVTLARSLAPGKLDAIIGGHSQNPVCMEPGTNNYNTDFKPGDECVPDQQNGTYIMQAHEWGKYVGRADFEFRGDELKLVSYELIPVNLKEENEDGDKVFIGEEIEKDPALYSILEEFQNKGDEALGNIIATLNGKLEGDRSIVRSQQTNLGRLIAAAQTEAVPNADFGVMNSGGVRDSINAEGISGYEVSYRDVLIVQPFGNTIGRVEMSGAEIAEYLGDVASKQIESGAYAQFSGVDMTVDCAAGTVAINSLGTKDYSPEDTYIFTIPSFNANGGDNYPILDFIDTGKVDADELKRFFETKQVINAADYEPQGEVVYQNSISDKGCQLAP comes from the coding sequence ATCCGCAAAAAGAACTTAATTAAATCAGCAGTATCGGCATCACTTCTCCTGGCCCTGGCAGGTTGCTCCAGCGACAGTGATGAAACGTTAAAATTCACGGTATTACACACCAATGACAACCATGGACGCTTCTGGCATAACTCCGATGGCGAATATGGTATGGCCGCACGGCAAACCTTGATTAACCGCCTCCGTGAACAAGTGGCGGCGGACGGTGGCGAAGTGCTGTTGCTCTCCGGTGGCGATATCAATACCGGTGTACCAGAGTCTGACTTGCTCGACGCTGAGCCGGATTTCGTTGGTATGAGCCATATCCGCTACGATGCCATGGCGGTCGGCAATCATGAATTTGATAATCCTCGTGAGGTTCTAGAGAAACAGCGAGCCTGGGCATCCTTCCCCATGCTCTCTGCCAACATCTACAAAAAAGACACTGGCGAGCGATTGTTCAAACCCTATGAAGTCTTTGATGTAAATGGTGTGAAGATTGCCGTAATCGGGCTAACGACCGAAGATACCGGCCGAATTGGAAACCCTGAGTATGTTTCTGATCTTGAGTTTCGCAACACTGCGGAAGAAGCCACAAAAGTCATCGCAGAAATCGAGGCGAACGAAAACGTTGACGTTATCCTTGCCACAACCCATATGGGCCACTACGAAGATGGCAACAATGGCAGTAACGCCCCAGGCGATGTCACTCTGGCGCGCTCGCTGGCACCTGGGAAACTAGATGCCATTATCGGCGGGCATTCGCAGAACCCGGTGTGCATGGAGCCTGGCACAAACAATTACAACACCGACTTTAAGCCCGGCGACGAGTGTGTTCCCGACCAGCAAAACGGGACCTACATTATGCAAGCCCATGAATGGGGCAAATATGTTGGCCGTGCTGACTTTGAGTTTCGTGGCGATGAATTAAAGCTCGTCAGCTATGAGCTCATCCCGGTAAACCTAAAGGAAGAGAATGAAGACGGCGACAAGGTCTTTATTGGTGAGGAAATCGAGAAAGATCCCGCCCTCTACTCTATCCTCGAAGAGTTCCAGAACAAAGGTGACGAGGCCCTTGGCAATATCATCGCCACCCTCAACGGTAAGCTTGAAGGCGACAGGAGCATTGTGCGCTCGCAGCAAACCAATCTTGGCCGCCTGATTGCTGCAGCCCAAACCGAAGCGGTGCCAAACGCCGACTTCGGCGTCATGAACTCTGGTGGAGTTCGTGACTCCATCAATGCCGAAGGTATTAGTGGCTATGAAGTGTCCTACCGCGATGTTTTAATCGTTCAGCCATTCGGTAACACCATTGGCCGTGTCGAAATGTCAGGCGCAGAAATAGCCGAATACCTTGGCGATGTCGCCTCCAAGCAGATCGAATCTGGTGCCTATGCGCAATTCTCTGGGGTCGACATGACTGTTGACTGCGCAGCCGGTACGGTCGCCATCAACTCTCTGGGTACTAAAGACTATAGCCCTGAAGATACTTACATTTTCACCATACCGAGCTTTAATGCCAACGGGGGCGACAATTACCCAATCCTTGACTTCATAGATACCGGTAAAGTTGACGCAGATGAACTGAAGCGCTTCTTTGAAACCAAGCAAGTGATCAATGCCGCTGATTATGAGCCACAAGGAGAAGTGGTATATCAAAATTCAATATCAGATAAAGGCTGCCAGCTAGCGCCATAA
- the uvrB gene encoding excinuclease ABC subunit UvrB, translated as MDKSSSKTFKLSSRYSPSGDQPTAINQLLEGLEAGLAHQTLLGATGTGKTFTVANVIAESDRPTLILAPNKTLAAQLYGEMKEFFPDNAVEYFVSYYDYYQPEAYVPTTDTFIEKDASVNAHIEQMRLSATKALMERRDVVIVASVSAIYGLGDPDSYLKMMLHVRRGDILDQRDVLRRLAELQYTRNDVAFERGNFRVRGEVIDIFPAESEKEAVRIELFDDEVDCISMFDPLTGAILQRDLPRCTIYPKTHYVTPRERVLEAIDGIKEELEVRKKQLLENNKLVEEQRISQRTQFDIEMMMELGFCSGIENYSRYLSGRAEGEPPPTLFDYLPPDGLLIIDESHVTVSQIGAMYRGDRSRKENLVEYGFRLPSALDNRPLKFEEFESLAPQTLYISATPGQYEIDKSGGDIAEQVVRPTGLLDPEIEVRPVATQVDDLLSEIRIREAKQERVLVTTLTKRMAEDLTEYLTEHGVRVRYLHSDVDTVERVEIIRDLRLGEFDVLVGINLLREGLDMPEVSLVAILDADKEGFLRSERSLIQTIGRAARNLEGKAILYADRITGSMERAMNETNRRRDKQIAHNEQHGIVPKALDTKVSDIMELGAPGKGSKANRAAQLHKVAEKKATYTTMSPQQLETEILQLEKDMYDAAQNLEFEKAAELRDKIHTLREQFIANS; from the coding sequence ATGGACAAGTCTAGTTCTAAAACTTTTAAACTCTCTTCTCGCTATTCCCCTTCCGGTGATCAGCCAACGGCTATCAACCAGTTGCTTGAAGGGCTGGAAGCCGGCCTTGCTCATCAGACCCTGCTGGGGGCGACGGGGACAGGTAAAACTTTTACGGTTGCCAATGTGATTGCCGAGTCAGATAGGCCAACGCTGATTTTAGCGCCGAACAAAACCTTGGCAGCACAACTGTACGGTGAGATGAAAGAGTTCTTCCCGGACAACGCGGTTGAGTATTTTGTTTCCTACTACGATTACTACCAGCCGGAAGCCTACGTCCCGACCACGGATACTTTTATCGAAAAAGATGCGTCAGTGAATGCTCACATCGAACAGATGAGGCTGTCTGCAACCAAGGCGCTGATGGAGCGCCGTGATGTGGTCATTGTGGCGTCGGTGTCGGCGATTTATGGTCTGGGCGATCCTGACTCATACCTCAAAATGATGCTGCACGTGCGCCGTGGTGACATCTTGGATCAGCGCGATGTATTGCGCCGATTGGCAGAGTTGCAATATACCCGAAACGATGTTGCCTTCGAGCGCGGTAACTTCCGGGTACGGGGAGAGGTGATCGACATCTTCCCGGCCGAATCCGAGAAAGAAGCGGTAAGGATCGAGTTGTTTGATGATGAAGTCGATTGCATCAGCATGTTCGATCCGCTGACTGGGGCCATTTTGCAACGGGATCTGCCTCGCTGCACGATTTATCCTAAAACTCACTATGTTACCCCACGGGAGCGGGTCCTTGAGGCTATCGATGGCATCAAGGAAGAGCTCGAAGTACGCAAGAAACAACTGCTCGAAAACAACAAGTTGGTCGAGGAGCAGCGTATCAGCCAGCGAACTCAGTTCGATATCGAAATGATGATGGAGCTTGGCTTCTGCTCGGGGATAGAGAACTACTCCCGCTACCTCAGTGGCCGTGCCGAGGGCGAGCCGCCACCGACCTTGTTCGACTACTTGCCGCCGGATGGCTTGTTGATCATCGATGAGTCCCATGTCACCGTCTCGCAAATTGGTGCGATGTACCGCGGTGACCGCTCGCGTAAAGAAAACTTGGTGGAGTATGGTTTTCGTCTGCCGTCGGCACTGGATAACAGGCCACTGAAATTCGAGGAATTTGAGTCTCTGGCTCCCCAGACGTTGTATATCTCGGCAACACCGGGCCAGTATGAAATCGACAAATCCGGCGGGGATATTGCCGAGCAGGTTGTCAGGCCAACAGGTTTGCTCGATCCGGAGATCGAAGTCCGCCCGGTTGCGACTCAGGTGGACGATCTCCTGTCCGAAATCCGGATCCGCGAGGCTAAGCAGGAGCGGGTGCTGGTAACCACGTTGACCAAACGGATGGCAGAGGATCTCACCGAATACCTGACCGAGCACGGGGTCAGGGTGCGCTACCTGCATTCGGATGTCGACACGGTTGAGCGGGTAGAGATCATTCGTGATCTGCGGCTGGGGGAATTCGATGTCCTGGTCGGGATTAACTTGCTGCGTGAGGGCTTGGATATGCCAGAGGTCTCGCTGGTGGCGATCCTCGATGCCGATAAGGAGGGTTTCTTGCGCTCAGAGCGTTCGCTGATCCAGACAATCGGCCGAGCCGCCCGTAACTTGGAAGGCAAGGCGATATTGTATGCCGACAGGATCACCGGCTCGATGGAGCGGGCGATGAACGAAACCAACCGCCGCCGGGATAAGCAGATCGCGCACAATGAACAGCATGGCATTGTGCCCAAGGCACTCGATACCAAAGTGTCCGACATTATGGAGTTGGGGGCCCCAGGCAAGGGCAGTAAAGCCAACCGGGCAGCACAGCTGCATAAAGTTGCCGAGAAGAAGGCGACCTATACCACGATGTCGCCGCAGCAGTTGGAAACTGAAATTCTGCAGCTTGAAAAGGATATGTATGATGCCGCCCAGAACCTGGAGTTTGAAAAAGCGGCTGAATTGAGGGATAAAATTCACACACTGCGTGAGCAATTTATTGCTAATAGCTAG
- the rsxA gene encoding electron transport complex subunit RsxA, whose product MTEYLLLLVGTVLVNNFVLVKFLGLCPFMGVSKKLETAIGMGLATTFVLTLASVCAYLVETYILVPLGIQYLRTLSFILVIAVVVQFTEMVVHKTSPTLYRLLGIFLPLITSNCAVLGVALLNINERHNFIESVVYGFGAAAGFSLVLILFASMRERIAAADVPAPFRGASIAMITAGLMSLAFMGFTGLVKL is encoded by the coding sequence ATGACTGAATACCTACTCCTTCTCGTAGGTACAGTGTTGGTCAACAACTTTGTACTGGTTAAATTTTTAGGACTTTGTCCCTTTATGGGGGTTTCCAAAAAACTGGAGACTGCCATCGGGATGGGGCTTGCTACAACCTTTGTGCTTACGCTTGCGTCAGTATGTGCTTACTTAGTCGAAACTTACATTCTGGTACCACTGGGCATCCAATATCTCAGAACGCTGAGCTTTATCCTGGTGATTGCGGTAGTCGTACAGTTCACGGAAATGGTGGTTCACAAAACAAGCCCGACACTTTACCGCCTGCTGGGCATTTTCCTACCGCTGATCACATCAAACTGTGCAGTACTGGGGGTGGCCCTACTAAACATAAACGAACGCCACAATTTCATTGAGTCGGTCGTCTATGGTTTCGGTGCTGCCGCCGGTTTTTCTCTGGTCCTTATTCTTTTCGCTTCGATGCGCGAGCGTATTGCCGCTGCGGATGTACCCGCCCCGTTCAGAGGTGCTTCCATTGCCATGATCACTGCAGGACTGATGTCACTTGCCTTTATGGGCTTTACTGGATTGGTGAAACTGTAA
- a CDS encoding LON peptidase substrate-binding domain-containing protein: protein MKTYIPLLFQKRHVLPGGRIPLRIAPGPQMEAFKAALREGNSFGVCMFDQDEHGHNFFQIGTRVTVEDFDISPNNGCLIVTVAGHENFTINHLEQTDEGFFCGDCQFIPPWPETKVRQDQQILAEKLKQMFSKHPELGELHHKKQFDNLSWLCQRWLELLPVPASEKQMLLTAPSCLDTYDYLISIMQKTH from the coding sequence ATGAAAACCTACATACCGCTACTCTTCCAAAAACGCCACGTCTTACCCGGTGGGCGCATTCCTCTACGTATTGCTCCAGGGCCGCAGATGGAAGCTTTCAAAGCTGCCCTGCGTGAAGGTAACAGTTTTGGTGTTTGCATGTTCGACCAAGACGAGCACGGGCACAATTTCTTCCAAATCGGTACCCGTGTTACGGTTGAAGATTTTGATATCTCACCAAACAACGGCTGTTTAATCGTTACTGTTGCGGGCCACGAAAATTTCACGATTAACCACCTGGAGCAAACTGACGAAGGCTTCTTCTGTGGTGACTGCCAGTTTATTCCCCCTTGGCCCGAAACCAAGGTGCGCCAAGACCAGCAAATCCTGGCTGAAAAGCTCAAGCAAATGTTCAGCAAGCATCCGGAGCTCGGTGAGCTGCACCATAAAAAACAATTCGACAACCTGAGCTGGCTTTGCCAGCGCTGGCTGGAGCTGCTTCCTGTGCCGGCCAGTGAAAAGCAGATGCTGCTAACAGCCCCAAGCTGCCTCGACACATATGATTATCTGATCAGCATTATGCAAAAAACCCATTAG
- the moaC gene encoding cyclic pyranopterin monophosphate synthase MoaC — protein MNQFTHINASGEANMVDVSAKNDTVREARAEAFVHMAPETLQLIVSGQHHKGDVFATARIAGIQAAKKTWDLIPLCHPLLLSKVEVQLEAIEAENKVRIESCCKLAGKTGVEMEALTAASVAALTIYDMCKAVQKDMVIGQVRLLEKTGGKSGHFKVES, from the coding sequence ATGAACCAATTTACGCATATCAATGCTTCTGGGGAAGCTAACATGGTTGACGTGTCAGCAAAAAATGACACGGTTCGAGAAGCACGCGCTGAAGCATTTGTGCACATGGCGCCGGAAACACTGCAGCTGATTGTCTCGGGTCAGCATCATAAGGGTGACGTGTTTGCCACCGCTCGTATTGCCGGTATTCAGGCGGCAAAAAAAACATGGGATTTGATCCCTCTCTGCCACCCGTTGTTGCTATCGAAAGTCGAAGTACAGCTCGAAGCGATTGAAGCCGAAAACAAGGTTCGTATCGAGTCATGCTGTAAACTGGCTGGTAAGACGGGGGTTGAAATGGAAGCCTTGACGGCAGCCTCGGTAGCAGCGTTGACCATTTATGATATGTGCAAGGCCGTACAGAAAGACATGGTGATCGGGCAAGTTCGCTTGTTGGAAAAAACAGGCGGGAAATCTGGGCATTTTAAGGTGGAATCATGA
- the luxO gene encoding quorum-sensing sigma-54 dependent transcriptional regulator LuxO: protein MESRLQQRRILMVEDTASVAALYKSYLNPLGVSVTIVGSGAEALDFVKGVTPDLILLDLRLPDMQGMQVLEVVKQDNPDIPVVIMTAHGSIDVAVEAMRYGAIDFLIKPCEADRLRVTVNNALKDGDRKAKGETYQAAPKQSGAQYQGFIGNSLPMQAVYRVIESAAASKATVFITGESGTGKEVCAEAVHAASPRNDKPFVALNCAAIPKELIESELFGHVKGAFTGASTERQGAVELANNGTLFLDELCEMDLDLQSKLLRFIQTGTYQKVGSSKTSTVDVRFVCATNRNPWLEVQEGRFREDLYYRLHVIPVTLPPLRERGGDVMEIAHALLALMSVEEGKNFSRFSPEVRSLFEQYHWQGNVRELQNVIRNIVVLNSGEEVTLEMVPPPINQAGVKIASFQPVVTGSIEGEALQPEPSAITILDKSQVEPLWIVEKRAIQAAIDACDGNIPRAAGLLEVSPSTIYRKLQAWQESQG from the coding sequence ATGGAAAGCAGATTACAACAGCGTCGAATTTTGATGGTTGAAGATACCGCCTCGGTCGCTGCGTTATATAAGTCATACCTCAATCCACTGGGGGTATCCGTGACTATTGTCGGGTCGGGGGCGGAAGCGCTGGACTTTGTCAAAGGTGTCACGCCCGATTTGATCCTGCTCGACCTGCGGTTACCTGATATGCAAGGCATGCAGGTGCTTGAAGTTGTTAAGCAAGATAATCCCGACATACCTGTGGTCATTATGACAGCGCATGGCTCAATTGATGTGGCTGTTGAAGCGATGCGATATGGAGCCATCGATTTTCTTATCAAGCCTTGCGAAGCTGATCGGCTGCGGGTGACCGTCAACAATGCACTGAAAGACGGAGACCGTAAGGCCAAAGGTGAAACCTACCAGGCTGCGCCCAAGCAGTCCGGTGCCCAATACCAAGGATTTATCGGTAACAGTCTCCCAATGCAGGCGGTTTACCGCGTGATTGAGTCTGCCGCAGCCAGTAAAGCCACTGTGTTTATCACCGGGGAAAGCGGTACAGGTAAAGAGGTGTGTGCCGAGGCGGTGCATGCGGCCAGTCCGCGAAATGACAAACCTTTTGTTGCGCTCAATTGTGCTGCGATTCCCAAAGAGCTGATTGAGAGTGAACTATTCGGTCATGTGAAAGGGGCGTTTACCGGTGCGTCGACCGAGCGCCAAGGTGCCGTCGAGTTAGCGAATAATGGTACGCTTTTCCTTGACGAGCTTTGTGAAATGGATTTGGATTTGCAAAGCAAATTGCTCAGGTTTATCCAGACAGGCACCTACCAAAAGGTCGGCTCATCCAAAACCAGCACGGTCGATGTCCGTTTTGTTTGTGCGACTAACCGTAACCCTTGGCTGGAAGTGCAAGAAGGGCGCTTTCGTGAAGACCTTTATTATCGCCTGCATGTTATTCCCGTGACCTTGCCTCCGCTCCGTGAACGGGGGGGAGACGTGATGGAGATAGCCCATGCCTTGCTGGCGTTGATGTCTGTTGAGGAGGGCAAAAATTTCTCCCGCTTCTCCCCTGAGGTCAGGTCACTGTTCGAGCAATACCATTGGCAGGGCAATGTTCGTGAGCTGCAAAACGTTATTCGAAATATCGTTGTGCTAAATTCTGGCGAAGAAGTAACTTTGGAGATGGTCCCCCCTCCAATTAACCAAGCTGGTGTTAAAATTGCATCATTTCAGCCTGTTGTCACTGGCAGCATAGAGGGGGAAGCTCTTCAACCCGAGCCCAGTGCAATAACAATATTAGATAAATCGCAGGTTGAACCGCTGTGGATTGTTGAAAAGCGCGCAATCCAAGCTGCTATCGATGCTTGTGATGGCAATATTCCACGTGCTGCGGGTTTGCTTGAAGTCAGTCCGTCGACAATTTACCGTAAATTACAAGCCTGGCAGGAATCGCAAGGTTAG
- a CDS encoding Hpt domain-containing protein, translating into MAMTINAETIKRMADEVGQETLTLLLNVFSDELEQYQRQLLDQPSISQVREICHSIKSSAASFGADELADMAQECESRVKQGQNEWIVTHLPEFRQMVEGMAIEYKRLASHDNPVNSLF; encoded by the coding sequence ATGGCAATGACAATTAATGCCGAGACTATTAAACGTATGGCAGATGAAGTCGGTCAGGAAACATTGACATTACTCCTCAATGTATTTAGCGATGAATTGGAACAGTACCAGCGCCAGCTCTTGGACCAGCCCTCGATCAGTCAGGTCAGAGAGATCTGTCATTCGATAAAAAGCAGTGCGGCCAGTTTCGGTGCTGATGAGCTCGCGGATATGGCCCAAGAGTGTGAATCACGTGTCAAGCAAGGGCAGAATGAGTGGATTGTCACCCATCTGCCAGAATTCAGGCAGATGGTAGAAGGTATGGCAATTGAGTACAAGCGCCTAGCCAGCCATGATAATCCGGTGAATAGCCTGTTTTAA
- the moaE gene encoding molybdopterin synthase catalytic subunit MoaE, whose amino-acid sequence MISVQFEDFSVAEEYSLLSQGTDAGAVVTFIGKVRDFNQGDAVTGLSLEHYPGMTEKSLAEIVEQARERWPLLKTRVIHRVGDLELGDQIVFVGVTSAHRGAAFEACEFIMDYLKTRAPFWKKEQTPDESRWVDARETDTSAADRWQKK is encoded by the coding sequence ATGATTTCAGTTCAGTTTGAAGACTTCTCTGTTGCTGAAGAGTACAGCCTGCTATCACAGGGTACCGATGCCGGTGCGGTCGTTACCTTTATCGGAAAAGTCCGTGATTTCAACCAGGGCGATGCCGTCACGGGATTGTCACTGGAACACTATCCGGGTATGACCGAAAAATCCCTGGCCGAGATCGTTGAGCAGGCGCGTGAGCGTTGGCCGTTATTGAAAACCCGTGTTATCCACCGTGTGGGTGATCTAGAGCTTGGCGATCAGATTGTCTTTGTCGGCGTTACCAGTGCGCACCGCGGAGCTGCCTTTGAAGCCTGTGAGTTCATTATGGATTACCTGAAAACCCGCGCGCCGTTTTGGAAGAAAGAGCAGACGCCGGATGAGTCTCGCTGGGTCGATGCTCGAGAAACCGATACGTCTGCCGCGGATCGCTGGCAGAAAAAATAG
- the moaA gene encoding GTP 3',8-cyclase MoaA, which translates to MAKQFEDNFHRKFYYLRLSVTDVCNFKCTYCLPDGYHPQQKKKPSFLTLDEIRRVTGAFAECGTSKVRITGGEPSLRRDFTDIIRAVAEQPGIRKVATTTNGYRMARHVHEWREAGLTNINVSVDSLDPKMFYQITGENMFNQVMEGIDAAFDAGFEQVKVNTVLLKDLNSQQLPQFLNWIKTRPIQLRFIELMQTGEMDELFNNHHVSGVSIRNYLIANGWVLKLKSNNDGPAQVFCHPDYQGEIGLIMPYEKDFCKSCNRLRVSALGKLHLCLFGEHGVDLRDLLQQDEQRDELIARIQGGLAEKAVSHFLDEGNTGMTPNLASIGG; encoded by the coding sequence GTGGCGAAACAATTTGAAGATAATTTCCATCGCAAGTTCTATTACTTGCGTTTGTCGGTTACAGACGTCTGTAACTTTAAGTGCACTTACTGCTTGCCTGATGGCTACCACCCTCAACAGAAGAAAAAGCCATCATTCCTGACGCTTGATGAGATTCGACGCGTGACCGGGGCGTTTGCTGAGTGTGGCACGTCAAAGGTGCGCATTACCGGTGGTGAGCCGAGCCTGCGCCGTGATTTTACCGATATCATCCGTGCGGTTGCCGAGCAACCTGGTATCCGTAAAGTCGCAACCACAACCAATGGCTACCGCATGGCCAGGCATGTCCATGAGTGGCGGGAAGCTGGCCTCACTAACATCAATGTCAGTGTTGATAGCCTTGATCCGAAGATGTTCTACCAAATCACCGGTGAGAATATGTTCAATCAGGTGATGGAGGGGATTGATGCCGCCTTTGATGCCGGCTTCGAGCAAGTAAAAGTCAATACCGTATTGCTCAAAGACCTCAATTCACAGCAATTGCCGCAGTTCCTTAACTGGATCAAGACCCGGCCAATTCAGCTGCGCTTTATTGAACTGATGCAGACCGGTGAAATGGACGAACTGTTCAATAACCACCATGTGTCCGGTGTCAGCATTCGTAACTACCTCATTGCCAATGGCTGGGTACTGAAGCTGAAAAGCAACAACGATGGCCCAGCGCAAGTCTTTTGCCACCCCGATTACCAGGGTGAAATCGGCCTGATCATGCCGTACGAGAAAGATTTCTGTAAGAGCTGCAACCGCCTGCGCGTTTCTGCCTTGGGTAAACTACACCTGTGTCTATTTGGTGAACATGGCGTGGATTTACGCGATCTGCTCCAGCAGGATGAACAGCGCGACGAGCTTATAGCCCGGATTCAAGGGGGGCTAGCTGAAAAAGCGGTGAGCCATTTCCTCGATGAGGGGAATACCGGCATGACACCAAACCTAGCCTCTATCGGTGGCTAA